A DNA window from Bos javanicus breed banteng chromosome 10, ARS-OSU_banteng_1.0, whole genome shotgun sequence contains the following coding sequences:
- the RPAP1 gene encoding RNA polymerase II-associated protein 1: MLSRPKPGESEVDLLRFQSQFLAAGATPAVQLVKKGSRRAGDANLEQPPLQDHRDVVMLDSLPDLPPALVPAPPKRARPSPGHLLPEHEDPEERLHRHDQHITAVLTKIIERDTSSMPVNLPVSSGVAFPPVFHRSQGRQGKPVTAGKRSIFAQEIAARRASGAKVSPVREVESILDPPESAMTCEALTPREWGSQPPWNSYSFQGPHLVTGKGLKSQEAEQEAQTIHEENVARLQALAPEEILQEQQRLLAQLDPSLVAFLKSHSCTREQAEEKATREQRPGRPSAEVIGKEAIAPTSASVPRQENELEPETPALALPVTPQKEWLHMDTVELEKLHWTQDLPPLRRQQTQERMQARFSLQGELLAPDIDLPTHLGLHHHGEEAERAGYSLQELFHLTRSQVSQQRALALHVLAQVIGRAQAGEFGDRLVGSVLHLLLDAGFLFLLRFSLDDRVDGVIAAAVRALRALLVAPGDEELLDSTFSWYHGALMFALMPSQEDKEDEDEDEAPPAEKAKTKSPEEGNRPPSDLARHDIIKGLLATNLLPRLRYVLEVTCPGPSVVLDILTVLIRLARHSLESATRVLECPRLVETVVREFLPTSWSPMGSGPTSSLHRVPCAPAMKLLRVLASASRNIAARLLSGFDLRSRLSRFIAEDPQDLALPLEEAETLSTEAFRLWAVAASYGLGSDLYRELYPVLMQALQDVPKELSSPPPRPLALQRIASLLTLLTQLTLAAGHIAPENHSHSAEASLLAGSSSVTWTQVSGLQPLVEPCLRQTLKLLPRPEMWSALGPVPTACLLFLDAYYQAWSQQPGLCPEDWLQDMERLSEGLLLPLLKHPSLGSLWDSLGCCSPLCNPQSCAVAPETISSLASLGCAGGHPPLSLAGSASPFPFLTALLSLLNTLSRIHKGLCGQLATVLAAPGLQDYFLRCVAPMAALHLTPFSAWALRHEYHLQYLALTLAQRAATLQPPMSGTDAALCHGMALALLGRLLPGSEHLAHELMLSCVFRLEFLPERASGGPEAADFSDRLSLGSGGDLGCGRGALLAQACQDLPSIRSCYLTHCSLARASLLASQALYRGELQRVPALLLPVPKEPLLPTDWPFLPLIQLYHRASDTPSGLPPADTVGTALRALQWVLVLESWRPRALWAVSPAARLARLMCVFLVDSELFRETPIQRLVAALLARLCQPEVLSNLNLDCPLPGLTSFPDLYANFLEHFEAVSFGDHLFGALILLPLQRRFSVTLRLALFGEHVGALRALGLPLTQLPVSLECYTAPPEDNLALLQLYFRALVTGALRPRWCPVLYAVAVAHVNSFIFSQDPNNSDEIKAACRSMLQKTWLLTDEGLRQHLLHYKLPNSALPEGFELYPQLPPLRQQYLQKLRISGVLPNGVSDT, from the exons ATGCTGTCAAGACCAAAGCCAGGGGAGTCGGAGGTGGACCTGCTGCGCTTCCAGAGTCAGTTTCTTGCAGCTGGTGCAACCCCAGCAGTACAGCTGGTGAAGAAAGGAAGCAGGAGAGCTGGGGATGCCAACCTGGAGCAGCCTCCACTGCAGGATCATCGGGATGTGGTGATGCTAGACA gtcTCCCAGATTTACCCCCAGCTTTGGTTCCTGCTCCCCCAAAGAGAGCCAGGCCCAGCCCTGGCCATCTCCTGCCTGAACATGAGGACCCTGAAGAGAGGCTGCACAGGCACGATCAGCACATCACTGCTGTCTTGACTAAGATTATT GAACGAGATACAAGTTCAATGCCTGTGAATCTGCCTGTGTCCAGTGGCGTTGCTTTCCCTCCTGTATTCCATCGCTCACAGGGGAGACAG GGGAAGCCAGTGACAGCTGGTAAGAGAAGCATCTTTGCCCAGGAAATTGCAGCAAGGAGAGCATCTGGAGCCAAGGTCTCACCAGTTAGAGAAGTTGAATCTATCTTGGACCCACCAGAGA GTGCTATGACCTGTGAGGCACTTACACCTAGGGAGTGGGGCAGCCAGCCTCCATGGAACAGCTACAGCTTCCAGGGACCCCATCTGGTGACAGGGAAGGGGCTCAAGAGCCAGGAGGCTGAGCAGGAAGCCCAGACCATCCATGAAGAAAACGTAGCGAGACTGCAAGCCCTGGCTCCGGAGGAGATCCTGCAGGAACAGCAGCGATTGCTGGCTCAGCTTG ATCCCAGCTTGGTTGCCTTCTTGAAATCTCACAGCTGTACCCGTGAGCAAGCAGAAGAGAAGGCCACAAGGGAGCAGAGACCAGGAAGACCCTCTGCTGAGGTCATTGGAAAGGAGGCCATTGCACCAACTTCTGCCAGTGTGCCCAGGCAGGAAAATGAGCTGGAGCCAGAAACCCCAG CTCTGGCCTTGCCAGTGACTCCCCAGAAAGAATGGCTGCACATGGacactgtggagctggagaagctCCATTGGACCCAGGACCTGCCTCCACTCCGGCGGCAGCAGACGCAGGAG AGGATGCAGGCCCGATTCAGCCTTCAGGGAGAGCTGCTGGCCCCCGACATCGACCTTCCCACCCATCTGGGCCTGCACCACCATGGAGAGGAGGCGGAG AGAGCAGGGTACTCCCTTCAGGAGCTCTTCCACCTGACGCGCAGCCAGGTGTCCCAGCAGAGAGCCCTAGCGCTGCACGTGTTGGCCCAGGTCATCGGCAGG GCCCAGGCTGGGGAGTTTGGGGACCGGCTCGTGGGCAGCGTCTTGCACCTCCTTCTGGATGCTGGTTTCCTCTTCCTGCTGCGCTTCTCCCTGGATGACAGAGTGGATGGGGTCATCGCAGCTGCTGTCCGGGCTCTTAGGGCCCTGCTGGTGGCCCCTGGAGATGAG GAGCTCCTCGACAGCACCTTCTCTTGGTACCACGGAGCACTGATGTTCGCTCTGATGCCCAGCCAGGAGGACAAGGAAGACGAGGACGAGGACGAAGCACCCCCAGCAGAAAAGGCAAAAACTAAGAGTCCTGAAGAAGGAAACCGGCCTCCATCTGACCTGGCCCGACATGACATCATCAAG GGGCTTCTGGCTACCAACCTGCTGCCTCGGCTGCGCTACGTACTGGAGGTAACCTGCCCAGGACCTTCTGTGGTCCTTGACATCCTGACTGTGCTCATCCGCCTGGCCCGGCATTCCCTGGAGTCAGCCACAAGG GTGCTGGAGTGCCCTCGGCTGGTAGAGACTGTGGTTCGAGAGTTCCTGCCCACCAGCTGGTCCCCCATGGGGTCGGGGCCTACCTCCAGTCTACACAGAGTGCCCTGTGCTCCTGCCATGAAGCTGCTTCGTGTCCTGGCCTCAGCCAGTAGGAATATTGCTGCCCGGCTG CTGAGCGGCTTTGATCTCCGGAGCCGCCTGAGCCGCTTTATAGCTGAAGACCCCCAGGATCTGGCCTTGCCCCTGGAAGAAGCCGAGACACTGAGCACTGAGGCCTTCCGCTTGTGGGCAGTGGCGGCCTCCTATGGCCTAGGCAGCGACCTTTACAG ggagcTATACCCTGTGCTGATGCAAGCCCTGCAGGATGTGCCAAAGGAGCTCAGTAGCCCCCCGCCTCGGCCCCTCGCTCTGCAGAGGATCGCCTCGCTGCTCACCCTCCTCACCCAGCTGACCTTGGCAGCCGGCCACATCGCCCCTGAAAACCATAG TCACTCTGCTGAGGCCAGTCTGTTGGCCGGCTCTTCCTCAGTCACTTGGACACAGGTGTCTGGGCTCCAGCCTCTCGTGGAGCCATGTCTCAGACAGACCTTGAAGTTGCTGCCCAGACCTGAGATGTGGAGTGCCCTGGGCCCGGTGCCCACTGCCTGCCTGCTCTTCCTGGACGCCTACTACCAGGCCTGGAGCCAGCAG CCAGGCCTGTGCCCAGAGGATTGGCTGCAGGACATGGAGCGCCTGTcagaggggctgctgctgcccctgctgAAACACCCTTCTCTGGGCAGCCTGTGGGATTCCCTGGG GTGCTGCTCCCCTCTGTGCAACCCACAGTCCTGTGCTGTGGCCCCCGAAACTATCTCCAGCCTCGCGTCACTGGGCTGTGCGGGGGGCCACCCCCCTCTCAGTCTGGCTGGCTCAGCTTCCCCCTTCCCGTTCCTCACGGCCCTCCTGTCTCTTCTTAACACCCTGAGCCGGATCCACAAAGGACTGTGTGGCCAG CTGGCCACCGTACTGGCTGCCCCGGGACTCCAGGACTATTTCCTGCGATGTGTGGCTCCTATGGCCGCTCTGCACCTCACCCCCTTCTCTGCGTGGGCCCTGCGCCACGAGTACCACCTGCAGTACCTGGCACTCACCCTGGCCCAGAGAGCG GCAACACTGCAGCCACCAATGTCAGGCACCGACGCGGCCCTCTGTCATGGCATGGCCTTGGCCCTGCTGGGCCGGCTGCTGCCTGGGAGTGAGCACCTCGCCCATGAGCTGATGCTGAGCTGTGTGTTCCGGCTGGAGTTCCTCCC AGAAAGAGCCTCAGGGGGTCCAGAGGCAGCTGACTTCTCTGACCGGCTCTCTTTAGGAAGCGGTGGAGACCTTGGATGTGGGCGAGGGGCTCTCCTAGCTCAGGCCTGCCAGGACCTCCCCAGCATCCGCAGCTGCTACCTGACCCACTGCTCACTGGCCCGGGCTAGTCTGCTCGCCTCCCAAGCCTTGTACAGAGGGGAGCTCCAGCGAGTCCCAGCCTTGCTGCTCCCTGTGCCTAAGGAGCCGCTGCTGCCCACTGACTGGCCTTTTCTGCCATTGATTCAACTCTACCACCGGGCCTCAGACACCCCCTCGGGGCTCCCTCCTGCTGACACTGTGGGCACAGCCCTGCGGGCCCTGCAGTGGGTGCTTGTCCTGGAGAGCTGGCGCCCCCGGGCGCTCTGGGCTGTGTCTCCTGCTGCCCGCCTGGCACGGCTCATGTGTGTATTCCTGGTGGACAGTGAGTTGTTCCGGGAGACCCCAATACAACGCCTGGTGGCAGCCCTTCTGGCCCGGCTCTGCCAGCCTGAAGTCCTGTCAAATCTCAACCTGGATTGCCCACTTCCTGGACTGACATCTTTCCCGGACCTCTATGCCAACTTCCTGGAGCATTTTGAGGCTGTCTCTTTTGGGGACCACCTCTTTGGGGCTCTGATTCTCCTGCCGCTACAGCGTCGATTCAGCGTCACCTTGCGCCTCGCCCTCTTTGGGGAGCACGTGGGTGCCTTGCGAGCTCTGGGCCTGCCACTGACCCAG